Genomic window (Rosa chinensis cultivar Old Blush chromosome 6, RchiOBHm-V2, whole genome shotgun sequence):
CACCAACACCAAATTTAATTGAGTTTGCCTTCTTATTGCAGGTGACCATGAAGAAAAGGAAGGTTGGGAGACCACGCACTATGTCTGAGTTTTTGACTTCAAGTGGATCTAATTCTTCAAACAGCAATGGTTCCTCATCGCAGTCATCCTATAGGTCTACTAATCCACCTCCTACACCCCCACCGCCTCCACCCCCACTGCCTCCACCCCCACCGCCTCCTTCTGCACCTTCTCCTCCAATATTACCTCTTCCATCTCTAGGTATTACTTCGCTTAAcaagtttttttgtttgtttgtttgtttttttagtttatttttacaTCCTAATTCACTTATCACTAGTTCCTACATCAGCACTATTGATATGTTTTtcaatgatggaatttaatgtTTCTTGCAACTTTGGTAGAAGCTGAAGTACAATCTGCTACCTTTATTACTAGAGGTCACAATAAAGGTATCCCAGAGTGGAATACTGGAGTTAAAATCAAGATTATGTTTGATTCTAACTTCCAACCTGTTGGAGAAAGAGCTACACAGCTAAAGTCACAATTGGGGCAAATTGTACGCGATGGCCAGAGGATTCCACTAACATTACTTGACTAGAAGGCTGTTGGACCTGATGTGAAAGAGGGAATATGGAAAGAGGTTCAGGTAAACATGTTACTACGTGTGTTATTTGAAAAATAGTAGGAAATTTCTTAATTATCTGTGCTTATTTAGTTAATGATGATTAGAAGTTATTGATAAATCTCCTTTATGTAATTTGTAGCAAAATTTGCTTGATGTTCCAGAAGGATATAAACATGTGTGTCTTCGATGTTGCAATACACTGTGGAAGGATCACAAGAGCAAAACCAAAGTCAACTACTTTCAGAAAAACAGAGATAATCCAAATCTAAGTTCTCTAGTTCCTCCACATATTGTAGCAGAGCAGTGGAGTGAGCTCATTGCTTATTGGAGTAGTGAAGATGCAAAGGTAGAAATGCTGAAACATTCATAATCAGATTGTGCTAAAAAGATTGACACTAGCatgatgattttggaattgattttgTAGCTGATAGCAACACGAAATTCTATCAATCGGGAGCAGCGTGGACCAGTTCATAGTACTGGTCGAAAACATTTCGCCCAGCTGCGATATGAGGTATTGTTTCTAACATTATTGGTCAGAAATGCATGGAGGCACCAACAGAAAATGTTTACTTCTTGTGCAATGTTTGCATCCATATTGTTTTAAATTCTAGTAACATTTAATACTATTTATTATAAAGTATTTGTAAGATTTGTTCGtagtatgtatgtgtgtgtgtgtgttatatgtACATAGATTCATTGTTTTGTACTTGACAGATGGAACAAAGTGGAGAACAAACTGATAAGATGAGTGTGTGGAAAAAAGCACGCAACCAATCAAATGCAGATGTTGCCCAAGTCATTGTATGTTTAGCTTCTTATATCTTATATTAAGAATTTcagttatttttttaatcttttccaAACTAATTGATCAGTACTTTCATGTAGGAGGAATATGACAAGAAATTGCTAATGGAACCTGAGGACCAGCGAGAACTTAGGGCTGTAAAAGATCGAATATTCCATGAATTGCTTGGGGAAGATGGTCATGGTTATTGTCGTACCTATGGTTCTACTGTGCCTCGCAGTTTGGTGTATCCACAGGAATCAATGCCTTCTCATAACACCAATGACCTCATACAGAAAATAACTGAAGAGGTTACAGAGAAAGTGAAAGAGGCTTTCACAAGGAAGATGCAGGACCAATTAGATATGCTTCAAGCTCGGATTAACTTTTTAGAGAGCAATGAGGGGCAAAACAGAAATCCATGTGGACAGGTTGGTACACAAATCCATAATATTATTTGTTACAACAATTGACTATTTTTATCTTCGACAAATTTGTTTATATACatgtttgtgtatatatatgcatgattaTGTAAATATTGAATGTGTATAAAACGATCTGTGTAGATATTGAGATTGCTAGCTCAGATAGGTTGCAGACTTGGTTGCAGTTTTGGTTGTTgattttgagtttatgaacaaacTATGTTAGCTTTAGGTTTTTCATATGGCTGAGAGGATAAAGTATGAGTCTAATATCATTTCAATATCGTTTATAGTATGACAGTTGATGAAACTCTTGCTGCAAgttgaattgttttttttttttttccccagttttgaagaaagaaagggaagttGTGTTTGTGTGCTTCAATGATTTTGTATCATCTATTATGTGTCAAATGTTTCATAACAAATGCATGTTATATGAGTATGGAGTAAGCCAAAACCATCATGTTCTGTAGCCAAAATCATCATGTTCTGTAACCAATATCATGAGGATAACCTTCATGCAGTAGTTCTTTAACAAATAACAAATACATGTTTCTGACACTTTCTGTTTTCGATTAAAAAtggaggaggaaaaaaaaaaaaaacagtccaGATTACTTGCAGGTTGTTCAATGCTACACATTGGGTTCATTACTAAAAGGCTATTGATAATAGACCTTACACAATTATATGACTTGAGATTTATATGTAACAGTTGATTCTTATCAGTGTTAGGATAAAATCCCAGATTTTGAATTCAAACTACATGTGATAGTATCCGATCTATTCAtgtttcattttcatgtgaATCCGGTTTGATATTTGTATACTTGTGCATTATGTGATAGGTTCAAGATGCAACTAGTGGCCATGAAGTTAGAAGGGAGTCCATAGGAGAAGGAGTTCATCCACATTCAACTAGTAATCAAGAAATTGATCATGCTCCAGTACTCACCAAGCCCCTCTAGTTAATGATAACTAGTATTGTGGTCAAGGATGCTTTTGAACAATGTTTGGCAATGTTTCCTTTCAGTTATCAAGTATGGTAGCTAGGACCTTATAATTATGAAATGTGGTTGGTTTGGTTTGTACTTGGTAATGAAGTATAACTTGGCACTTATCTTTTGATTATATAATTTCAATTGTGAGATACTATGATTGAAGTGATTGTTTTGATGCTTTATATTGTTTTACTATATCTTTTGATTAGGTGTGTAAAACGGCAGAAAACATTTTGGTTTCAAAAAAATTGGGTGGCCAATTAGTTGCGACGGTCATTAGCTGTTGCTAAAGCTTCATATGAAAAATACTTGAGGTGGCGACGGCAATGACGCCGTCGCAATTATGGAGGGAAAATCAATTTCCAACCTATTTCTAATAAATTTGGAGGGAaaatttctggaaaaaaaaaatatttgaaaaaatagTTTGTTGCAAGCAACGGCATCTGCCGTAGCAAATAGGTTACTTGCGACGGCGTTTTCAGTTGCTACATGTCGTCGCCTAATAAGCGACCAATGGATTGCTACGCTTGTTGCCGTAGCTAAATCTTGTTGCGACGGCGTTTTGCCGTAGCCACGACCagtggcgacgccaccaacaaCAACGGTGTATTTGCCGTCGCCTAGCCGTCGCCATTGGTGTTTTGCGACGGCAATCAGACTTTCCGCGACGGCACAAAGCCGTGGCaaaatgaattcttttttgtagtgtagTCCTCATCATGCTCTAGCATTTTATGTAAGAAACCATGCAGAAATGTTAGAGGAAAAGcaagaatggtgattgactacataGACGTCAATAAGAAAACCGTTAAGATCAATATCTGTCCAATCTAAAATATGTGTCGGGTCTGGTTCATATTTTCAAAGTATTGAAACATGAAAAACATCATGAATACCCGAAAGCTGTGGTGGTAGAGCTAATTTGTATGCTACTTCACCTTTCCGTTCTAGGATCTCAAAATGACCAATAAATCTCGGAGCTAATTTCCCAGTTTTTCCAAACCTTTGAATTCCTTTTCGAGGTGATACTTTCAAAAACACATGATCACCCACGTTAAATTTTAGTGGACGTGTTCTTTGATCGGCATAGCTCTTTTGTTGACTTTGTGCTATTAGTAGTCGTTGCttgataatttttattttctctgtaGTCTCCTGAATAAAATCAGGTCCAACTATGGTAGTCTCACCTACTTTTGTCCAGCACAACGGTGATCTGCAAGGTCTGCCATATAGTGCCTCATATGGTGCCATTCAAATGCTAGATTGAAAATTATTGTTATATGCAAACTCTGCTAATAACAAATAATCTTCCCAACTTCCATGGAAATCCAAAACACATGCTCTCAACATATcctccaaaatttgaattgttCTTGCTAATTGACCATCAATTTGGGGATGAAATGCATTACTAAAATTTAACTGTGTAGCGAGAGATCGTTGTAAACTTTCCCAAAATTTAGAAGTGAATTTGGAATCTCTGTCTGACACAATTGAGAGAGGAATTCCATGTAATCTAACCATCTCTTGAACATATAACTTGCCAAGTGTTTCTGTAGAAATTTGTAGCTTTCACTGGTAAGAAATGAGATGATTTTGTTAAATGATCCATGATAATCCATACTGCATCTTTACCTTAAGATGAATGTGGTAAACCAATTACAAAATCCATGGTAATATAATCCCATTTCCATTCAGCTATTGGCAACGGTTGAAGTTTCCTCGCTGGCTTTTTATGCTTCGCTTTGACTTGTTGGCAAGTAAGACATCTTGCTACACATAGTGCAATATCTTTCTTCATTCCATCCCACCAAAATTGATGACGAAGATCATAGTACATTTTTGTACTTCCAGGGTGAATAGTATATGATGAGTAATGTGCTTCACGTAAAATTTCATTTCTGAGCTCTGGAATCTCATGTACATATAACCTTCCAAAATATCTCAAACCATTACTTTGATCCAAGATCCAACCCTTAAATTGATTTCCAGACAGCAATTTGTCCTGAATTGATTTGGGTAGAGTATCCTCTTGTTGTTTGTCGATAACATTTTCCATCAAAATTGGTCGCGTGACTAAGTTACAAATACGAGCCATATTTTCGTGTACATCCATATGTAGATCATATTCACAAAGAGACTCCATCATCTTCCATTTATGAACATGTAAGCTTGCCACAAACCTTTCTGATTTTCTACTTAAAGCATCTGCAACTGTATTTGCCTTTCCAAGATGGTAATGCAATCCGAAATCATAGTCTTCAAGAAATTCCATCCAACATCATTGCCTCATGTTAAGCTCCTTTtgagtaaatatatatttcaaacttTTATAATCAGAATATTGCTCGAATCACTCACCATATAAGTAATGTCTCCAAGTCTTAAGAGCATGGACAATAGCAGCTAATTCTAAATCATGACTTGAATAATTTCTTTCATGTGTTTTCAATTGTTGAGAGGCAGATGCGACCACTCTATCTAATTGCATTAACACACATCATAATCTGGGTAAAAAAGCATCTGTGTAACCACGTAACATTTTCCTCGCTCAGGAATAATTAATATCGGAGCAGTAGTTAAGCGTGCCTTCAATTCTTGAAATAAATCTTCACACTGTTTACTCCAGATGAATTTGACTCCTTTCCGAGTTACCCTAGTCAGAGGTGCCGCTAACTTAGAAAAATCTTTTATAAATCTTTAGGTTTGACTCGAAGTTGATGATAACCGGAATGAAGATCAATTTTTGAAAAGAAACAAGAACCCCTTAACTGATCAAACAAATCGTCAATTCTTGGTATCAGATATTTATTCTTCACAGTTACTCTATTCAATTGATGATAATCGACACACATCCGAAGAGATCCATCTTTCTTTTTCACAAAAAGGGCTTGTGCTCCCCAAGGTGAAGTATAGGACGAATATAACCTTTGCCTTCTAATTCCTGAATTTGTGCTTTGAGTTCTTTCAATTCTGCTAGTGCCATACCGTAAGAGGGTATCGAAATAGGTGATGTACCCGGATATACTTCAATTACGAATTCTATCTCTCGCACAggaggcaacccaattaaaTCTTCTGGAAACACATCATTAAATTCCTTTACCACAAGAATAGTTTCTAACTTCATTTCATTCTCCTCTTCGGCCACAATGTGGGCAATCCAATTCTAATAATTGCACTTAATATCAAATGATACTTCTGGTTTATAAGTGCTCTTATCCCCGTAAAAACTAAAAGTTTCACCTTCCGGAGTACAGATAGTTATCTTCTTTTTACCACAGTCCATGATAGCATCATAACAAGTAAGCCAATCCATACCCAGGATGATATCGTACTCTGACATTTCCAGCATTATCAAATCAAAGTctaatttatgatttgatat
Coding sequences:
- the LOC112174516 gene encoding uncharacterized protein LOC112174516; translated protein: MSVWKKARNQSNADVAQVIEEYDKKLLMEPEDQRELRAVKDRIFHELLGEDGHGYCRTYGSTVPRSLVYPQESMPSHNTNDLIQKITEEVTEKVKEAFTRKMQDQLDMLQARINFLESNEGQNRNPCGQVQDATSGHEVRRESIGEGVHPHSTSNQEIDHAPVLTKPL